The following are encoded in a window of Paenibacillaceae bacterium GAS479 genomic DNA:
- a CDS encoding Signal transduction histidine kinase, with the protein MLIYFLMLFLAGLAALLGRPKEPVNRWATAFLWLASIGGIAPWAEQKGWTDAASVLELLNTCLTPWAALMFCLAYSGLLRTTRSWWLAALGMLVLPVVSMMEAWRSGHEPNYMLLLLWTAPYYIGACASLILSLKREQDRYKRRSRLIMAVIIVPTLLAVLILFNIGRTLSPEFDFFRYVSFFIFFSMGAAVVGLFLYGVLGIRLKLERDPLESAIRTASMGASMLNHSLKNEIGKISLASDLLRRQLDRLESAREAPGFPGKRVSPAVAHETAELLEKPMSRVAAHEAVEFPGKTMSQAAVHEAAEEQLEQIARSTGRMLETVDRIQSQMKEISWREEPLRLPELLQRVMERSKPLAEARGVRLQLELAECPEWLAADAFHLEETLVNVLTNAIEATPSDGQVLLEVFRGPRHAVIRVLDTGIGISADRLPHVFDPFFSTKSGRLNYGIGLSYAHQAMRMAGGKIKLAPREGGGTQAELLLPVHKLIAVGSLVGEEER; encoded by the coding sequence ATGCTCATCTATTTTCTCATGTTGTTTTTGGCGGGCCTTGCCGCTTTACTTGGAAGGCCGAAGGAACCGGTCAATCGCTGGGCGACTGCGTTTCTTTGGTTAGCCTCGATCGGCGGGATCGCGCCATGGGCGGAACAGAAGGGGTGGACGGACGCGGCCTCCGTGCTGGAGCTGCTCAATACTTGTTTGACGCCATGGGCGGCGCTCATGTTCTGCCTGGCCTATAGCGGCTTGCTTCGTACAACCCGTAGTTGGTGGCTGGCTGCGCTCGGGATGCTTGTTCTGCCTGTAGTTTCAATGATGGAAGCATGGAGGAGTGGGCATGAACCGAATTATATGCTGCTGCTACTGTGGACGGCTCCATACTATATTGGAGCTTGTGCGAGTTTAATTCTCTCATTGAAGCGGGAGCAGGACAGGTATAAACGGCGCTCTCGCCTGATCATGGCGGTCATTATTGTACCGACGCTGCTGGCGGTTCTCATTCTGTTCAACATTGGGCGGACGTTGTCGCCGGAGTTTGATTTTTTTCGCTATGTATCATTCTTCATCTTTTTCTCGATGGGGGCGGCGGTTGTCGGGTTGTTCCTATATGGCGTGCTGGGCATTCGGCTGAAGCTTGAGCGAGATCCTCTGGAGAGCGCAATTCGGACGGCGAGTATGGGGGCATCGATGCTGAATCATTCTCTCAAAAATGAAATCGGCAAAATCAGTCTCGCCTCCGACCTTCTCCGGCGGCAGTTGGATCGGCTGGAATCGGCGCGTGAAGCGCCTGGGTTTCCAGGAAAGCGGGTATCGCCAGCGGTAGCGCATGAAACTGCCGAGCTTTTAGAGAAGCCAATGTCTCGAGTAGCTGCGCATGAAGCTGTCGAGTTTCCAGGGAAAACGATGTCGCAAGCGGCTGTGCATGAAGCTGCTGAGGAGCAACTGGAGCAGATCGCCCGCTCGACCGGGCGAATGCTGGAAACGGTTGACCGCATCCAGTCGCAGATGAAGGAAATCAGTTGGCGGGAGGAGCCGCTGCGATTGCCGGAATTGCTGCAGCGGGTAATGGAGCGGAGCAAGCCGCTGGCTGAGGCGCGAGGTGTCCGGCTGCAGCTGGAACTGGCGGAATGCCCGGAGTGGCTGGCTGCGGATGCGTTTCATTTGGAGGAGACACTTGTCAATGTTCTGACCAATGCCATAGAAGCGACACCGTCAGATGGGCAGGTGTTACTGGAGGTTTTCCGAGGGCCGCGGCATGCGGTCATCCGAGTGTTGGATACGGGGATCGGCATTTCGGCGGATCGGCTTCCGCATGTATTTGATCCTTTTTTCAGTACCAAAAGCGGAAGGCTCAACTACGGCATCGGTTTGTCCTATGCTCATCAGGCGATGCGGATGGCTGGAGGTAAAATTAAGCTAGCGCCCCGGGAAGGTGGAGGCACGCAGGCCGAACTGCTGCTGCCAGTTCACAAGCTGATAGCGGTCGGGTCATTGGTAGGAGAGGAGGAACGATGA
- a CDS encoding ribose-phosphate pyrophosphokinase has product MTDKVKIFSGSSNIPLAKSISDQLGIPLGEVTLSQFDNGELYVSYGEPIRTCHIFIVQSLSDPVNENFMELLIMIDAAKRASAKTINIIMPYYGYARQERKRHPREAISAKLVADLLDTAGASRIITLDLHTAAIQGFFNFPVDHLTALDELTEYIRSKNIENPVIVSPDAGRASTAEKLANYLQAPFAMVVTNHDNHTGEEKMHVIGDVKDKTPIVIEDIIDTGRTLFNVVEKLIEKGGRDVVVAATHGLFSQDALEGRLNHPHIREIIVTDSILQQASQSEKLTVIPMATLFTEAIRSNIYGGSIATLFKNRGI; this is encoded by the coding sequence ATGACGGATAAAGTGAAAATTTTCAGTGGATCTTCCAATATTCCGCTTGCCAAGAGCATTAGCGACCAGCTTGGTATTCCACTTGGCGAGGTGACACTGAGCCAATTCGACAACGGGGAGCTGTACGTTTCCTACGGCGAGCCGATTCGTACCTGCCATATCTTCATCGTGCAGTCGTTGTCCGATCCGGTCAACGAGAACTTCATGGAGCTGCTCATTATGATCGATGCGGCAAAGCGTGCTTCGGCGAAGACGATCAACATCATCATGCCGTATTATGGCTATGCTCGGCAGGAGCGCAAGCGCCATCCACGCGAGGCGATTTCGGCTAAGCTGGTCGCTGATCTGCTGGATACCGCCGGTGCTTCTCGAATCATCACGCTCGATCTGCATACTGCGGCGATTCAGGGCTTCTTCAACTTCCCGGTGGATCATCTGACTGCGCTTGATGAGCTGACTGAATACATCCGCAGCAAAAACATCGAGAATCCTGTTATCGTGTCTCCGGACGCTGGAAGGGCGTCGACAGCGGAAAAGCTGGCTAACTATCTGCAAGCTCCGTTCGCCATGGTGGTAACCAATCATGACAATCATACCGGTGAGGAGAAAATGCATGTCATCGGTGATGTAAAGGACAAAACCCCGATCGTTATCGAGGATATCATCGATACGGGTCGTACGTTGTTCAACGTCGTTGAGAAGCTAATCGAGAAGGGCGGACGGGACGTTGTCGTTGCTGCTACACACGGTCTCTTTTCGCAGGATGCGCTGGAAGGCCGCTTGAATCATCCGCATATTCGGGAAATTATCGTGACCGATTCGATCCTTCAACAAGCGAGCCAGTCGGAGAAGCTGACCGTCATTCCGATGGCCACTCTGTTCACCGAAGCCATTCGTTCCAACATCTATGGCGGATCTATCGCCACGTTGTTCAAGAACCGCGGGATTTAG
- a CDS encoding tryptophanyl-tRNA synthetase — MANRIVSGIKPSGDLNIGGYGGALSQFIQLQQDYDCFFFIPDLHAITVPQPPDKLQRRTRDMAAFYLAAGIDPGKSVLFLQSQVPAHAELGYLLQTLAVMGELGRMTQYKDKSNGKSSVSSALFTYPVLMAADVLLYRTTHVPVGDDQLQHLELARDLARRFNQRFGVELFPEPEPIIGTIGSRIMGLDDPSAKMSKSNPNTNSCVMLLDSPELIRRKFAKAVTDSEGMVRYDWESKPAVSNLVEIYAVFSGLSVEEIERRYDGSGYGSFKSELADVVIEKLVPLQARYHEWIGSAELDRILQDGAERAAAEAAPVLAEAKRAMGIVSF; from the coding sequence ATGGCAAACAGAATTGTGTCAGGCATCAAACCAAGCGGCGACCTGAATATTGGTGGATATGGAGGGGCGCTCAGTCAGTTCATCCAGCTTCAGCAGGACTATGACTGCTTTTTCTTCATCCCGGATCTCCATGCTATCACGGTGCCACAGCCGCCGGATAAGCTTCAGCGCCGGACTCGCGACATGGCCGCATTTTACCTTGCAGCGGGCATTGATCCCGGCAAATCAGTTCTTTTCCTGCAGTCCCAAGTGCCAGCGCATGCCGAGCTGGGCTACTTGCTGCAAACATTAGCGGTAATGGGCGAGCTAGGACGGATGACGCAGTATAAGGACAAATCGAATGGAAAAAGCTCCGTCAGCTCCGCATTGTTCACGTACCCCGTGTTAATGGCGGCAGACGTTCTTCTCTACCGTACTACCCATGTGCCGGTCGGCGACGACCAACTGCAGCATCTTGAGCTGGCGCGAGACTTGGCGAGGCGCTTTAACCAGCGCTTTGGAGTGGAGCTTTTTCCGGAGCCAGAACCTATTATTGGAACGATCGGCAGCCGCATCATGGGGCTGGATGATCCTTCAGCCAAGATGAGCAAAAGCAATCCCAACACTAACAGTTGTGTCATGTTACTGGATTCTCCCGAGCTGATCCGCCGAAAATTCGCAAAGGCAGTCACAGATTCCGAAGGAATGGTTCGTTATGATTGGGAGAGCAAACCTGCGGTAAGCAATCTAGTGGAGATCTACGCTGTGTTCAGCGGACTGAGCGTAGAAGAAATTGAGCGCCGTTACGATGGCAGTGGCTATGGTAGCTTCAAGAGTGAGCTGGCGGATGTAGTTATAGAGAAGCTTGTGCCGCTGCAGGCTCGGTATCATGAATGGATCGGTTCTGCGGAGCTGGATCGGATTCTGCAGGATGGGGCAGAGCGAGCCGCCGCCGAGGCGGCTCCGGTGCTGGCTGAAGCCAAACGAGCGATGGGAATAGTGTCGTTTTGA
- a CDS encoding hypothetical protein (non-canonical start codon;~manually curated): protein MKPVQTNQISPRLTVYSGAFYTGESRILRGTLGIENTSDGVDDIRSLRFFSMNSSATLVAFTEPGFRGHYRIYRGGYHNVADLHDLIAGDRVRSLISSNQPLTQAQVREIGRTGRLPEADREI from the coding sequence ATCAAACCGGTTCAAACTAATCAAATTTCTCCTCGTCTGACTGTTTACTCCGGCGCTTTTTACACGGGCGAAAGCCGCATACTCCGCGGAACTCTCGGCATCGAGAACACAAGCGATGGTGTTGATGATATAAGGAGCCTTCGATTTTTCTCCATGAATTCCAGTGCTACGCTTGTTGCCTTCACCGAGCCCGGATTCCGCGGCCATTATCGCATCTATCGGGGGGGCTATCATAATGTAGCTGATCTGCACGATTTGATCGCCGGAGATCGTGTTAGATCCCTCATTTCCTCCAATCAGCCCCTGACTCAGGCGCAGGTACGCGAAATTGGCCGCACAGGACGGCTTCCTGAAGCTGATAGGGAGATTTAG
- a CDS encoding Uncharacterized conserved protein YndB, AHSA1/START domain, which yields MTSNMQMRVEGNEFVLERTFQASKSLVFKAFTEPEHLKQWWGPRGWTLTECTVDLQPGGFWHYCMKCMDENQGDFFGMESWGKGVYEEVRPEDYFSYTNYFSDAEGMVNEELPSSFIMATFEEQDGVTKVSNRSRYGSPQELQTVLDMGMEEGIGQTWDRLEEYLAARS from the coding sequence ATGACATCAAACATGCAAATGCGCGTTGAAGGAAATGAGTTTGTATTGGAGCGTACTTTTCAAGCGTCAAAAAGCCTCGTTTTCAAAGCCTTCACGGAACCAGAACATCTCAAACAATGGTGGGGTCCTCGCGGCTGGACGTTGACGGAATGTACGGTAGACCTGCAGCCAGGGGGCTTCTGGCACTACTGCATGAAGTGTATGGATGAGAACCAAGGAGATTTTTTCGGCATGGAATCCTGGGGCAAAGGTGTTTACGAGGAGGTTCGTCCAGAGGATTATTTCTCTTACACCAACTATTTCTCTGATGCCGAGGGCATGGTCAACGAGGAGCTTCCTTCGAGCTTTATCATGGCGACATTCGAAGAACAGGACGGCGTCACGAAGGTTTCCAATCGCTCCCGCTACGGATCACCCCAGGAGCTGCAAACCGTGCTTGATATGGGCATGGAGGAAGGCATTGGTCAAACATGGGATCGTCTGGAAGAGTATTTGGCTGCTCGGAGCTGA
- a CDS encoding ADP-ribose pyrophosphatase YjhB, NUDIX family — protein MKWTNKRLGGTILSNKPMGAAAVILDSEGRILLVKHSYGKNNWELPGGKSEEKESAQDTAKREVLEEVGLTVEVGQLTGIYYDPGYDMHHFVFISTTDDDQKPEPSSPEILECGYYSIEDLPKPISDFTYKRIQDALNPDRDGLFQTIGPRQWME, from the coding sequence ATGAAGTGGACCAACAAACGACTAGGAGGGACTATTTTGTCCAATAAGCCGATGGGTGCAGCAGCAGTTATACTGGATTCGGAAGGGCGCATTTTGTTGGTAAAACACAGCTATGGCAAAAACAATTGGGAGCTTCCAGGCGGGAAATCGGAGGAGAAGGAGTCCGCACAGGATACTGCAAAAAGAGAGGTTTTGGAAGAGGTAGGGCTGACCGTCGAGGTTGGGCAATTAACGGGCATCTATTATGACCCGGGTTATGATATGCATCACTTTGTTTTTATTTCAACTACCGATGATGATCAAAAACCTGAACCGAGCTCACCTGAGATTTTAGAATGTGGATATTACTCGATTGAGGATCTGCCGAAACCGATAAGCGACTTTACGTACAAACGTATTCAGGATGCATTGAATCCGGATAGGGATGGGCTGTTCCAAACGATAGGACCGCGGCAGTGGATGGAGTAG
- a CDS encoding cellobiose transport system substrate-binding protein translates to MVKLRIRLTLLMLVVLVVSGCSSGDSNESPNELKTLTLWYWNRALDDSLIQSVQKQFPNIRINAQKIGGDFRSKLKTTLAAGTGGPDIIAMNDWVAEMFPNSDRFYDLYELGAKEIEPDFLGWKWQLGVAPDGKMIALPIDTGPTALFYRADLFQQAGLPSDPDEVHAAMATWEDYFAEGKKLQDKFGGKVKLTDNIGNIYTQVNAQSERIYFDENETFIGEDPSSSMKKAWDLSLKASQMGLLANVSGFSSDWNASVNNGAIASFVGAVWAKQILMDAAPDTAGKWRVARAPGGDGNNGGSFLAIMKTSRYPQESFEVIKWLQNPDNQMASFNKINLFPSASKALETDEMNQREEFFGGQATGSVFAESARNVKPTFFGSKYSNLQNIINRELLTVATQGKNPDKAWEDALFQMKRELLR, encoded by the coding sequence ATGGTAAAGCTCAGGATTAGGCTCACTTTGTTGATGCTTGTAGTTCTCGTAGTCAGCGGATGTTCCAGTGGTGATTCCAATGAATCTCCCAATGAATTGAAAACGCTTACTCTGTGGTATTGGAACCGTGCACTAGATGATAGTCTGATCCAGTCGGTGCAAAAGCAGTTTCCAAACATCCGCATCAACGCCCAAAAAATCGGCGGGGATTTTAGATCCAAGCTGAAAACAACGTTGGCCGCAGGTACCGGAGGCCCGGACATCATTGCGATGAACGATTGGGTGGCGGAGATGTTTCCGAACTCCGACCGATTTTATGATCTGTACGAGCTTGGCGCCAAAGAGATCGAGCCAGATTTTCTCGGCTGGAAATGGCAGCTTGGAGTTGCGCCGGACGGAAAGATGATCGCGCTGCCAATCGACACCGGGCCGACCGCTTTATTTTACAGGGCGGATCTGTTCCAGCAAGCCGGACTTCCGAGCGACCCCGACGAGGTTCATGCAGCGATGGCGACATGGGAGGATTACTTTGCAGAGGGCAAAAAACTGCAGGATAAGTTCGGGGGCAAAGTTAAGCTTACCGATAACATCGGCAACATCTACACTCAGGTCAACGCCCAGTCGGAAAGGATCTATTTTGATGAAAATGAAACCTTTATCGGTGAAGATCCCTCCTCCTCGATGAAAAAAGCATGGGACTTGTCCCTAAAAGCATCTCAAATGGGCTTGCTCGCCAATGTGAGCGGTTTCTCCTCCGATTGGAACGCCTCGGTCAATAATGGAGCCATCGCTTCGTTTGTCGGAGCGGTATGGGCCAAACAGATTTTAATGGATGCAGCGCCGGATACGGCGGGTAAATGGAGGGTTGCAAGGGCGCCGGGCGGAGACGGCAACAACGGCGGTTCCTTCCTTGCCATCATGAAAACGAGCCGATACCCGCAGGAATCGTTTGAGGTCATCAAATGGCTGCAAAATCCGGACAATCAAATGGCCAGTTTCAACAAAATCAATTTGTTTCCTTCCGCGTCAAAAGCGCTTGAAACGGATGAGATGAATCAAAGGGAAGAGTTTTTCGGCGGTCAGGCGACCGGCAGTGTATTTGCTGAATCGGCACGCAATGTTAAACCTACCTTCTTCGGGTCCAAATACAGCAATCTGCAAAATATTATTAACCGGGAGCTTTTAACGGTCGCCACTCAGGGCAAAAACCCTGATAAAGCTTGGGAAGATGCGTTGTTCCAAATGAAAAGGGAACTGCTGCGATAA
- a CDS encoding carbohydrate ABC transporter membrane protein 1, CUT1 family has product MNEPLQKQTHLGPGSSLQRRPQRKRGLASQIWKHRKEYLAISPFYILFAIFGMFPILFSMYLSFQKWDGIGTMTFNGLNNYQFMITDPAFWKSVGNTLLIWVYSTIPMLFFALIVAFLLNGAFLKFRTFFRIGYFLPNVTSLVAVAIVFSTLFSNNYGLLNYLLSLIGVSPVEWLNKPWGVQLAISLMIVWRWAGYNAIIYLAGLQSIPTVLYEAAKMDGASSAQSFFRITIPALRPIILFTVVMSTIGGMQVFTEPQVLAGNDGGPSGGGLTIVLYLYREAFLNNYFGYGSAVGWGMFVLIALFSILNWRVVQGGGAKDQ; this is encoded by the coding sequence ATGAACGAACCTCTCCAAAAACAAACTCACCTAGGCCCGGGAAGCTCCCTGCAACGGCGGCCCCAGCGCAAGCGAGGATTAGCATCCCAAATATGGAAACATCGTAAGGAATATTTGGCCATCTCACCTTTTTATATTCTTTTTGCGATATTCGGCATGTTCCCCATTCTATTCTCCATGTATCTATCCTTTCAAAAATGGGACGGAATCGGGACGATGACGTTTAACGGGCTAAACAATTATCAGTTTATGATTACGGATCCCGCGTTCTGGAAATCGGTAGGAAACACACTCCTAATCTGGGTCTACTCCACCATTCCGATGCTGTTTTTTGCGCTGATTGTCGCCTTTCTGCTGAACGGTGCTTTTCTCAAATTCCGAACCTTTTTCAGGATCGGCTATTTTCTCCCGAACGTCACTTCGCTTGTCGCTGTTGCCATCGTGTTCAGCACCTTGTTTTCCAACAATTACGGTCTGCTGAATTATTTACTCTCTCTGATTGGCGTGTCTCCTGTGGAATGGCTCAATAAACCATGGGGCGTGCAGCTTGCCATATCCTTGATGATCGTCTGGCGCTGGGCCGGCTACAACGCCATCATTTATTTGGCAGGTTTGCAAAGCATCCCGACTGTCCTGTACGAGGCAGCCAAAATGGACGGCGCGTCCAGCGCCCAATCCTTCTTCCGCATCACGATTCCCGCATTGCGTCCTATCATTTTGTTCACTGTTGTTATGTCCACCATTGGCGGTATGCAAGTATTCACCGAACCGCAGGTGTTAGCTGGCAACGACGGAGGCCCTAGCGGAGGCGGTTTAACCATCGTTCTCTACTTGTATCGTGAAGCTTTTTTGAATAATTACTTTGGTTATGGCTCTGCTGTCGGCTGGGGGATGTTTGTTCTGATTGCCCTGTTCTCGATCCTTAATTGGCGAGTCGTTCAAGGCGGCGGCGCAAAAGATCAATAA
- a CDS encoding carbohydrate ABC transporter membrane protein 2, CUT1 family, translating into MAKNKSILLYAGLIIGLLISVFPFYWLVVMATRTTSEIYSFPPHFWFGTNLMDNISRVMDNIDFFGAFLNTLFVASCSTILILFFDSLAGFTFAKFNFPGKKWLFVLLLATMMAPAQLSLVPSFVIMAGFGWVGTFKALIIPGMANAFGIFWIRQYAEESVPNELLDAGRIDGCSFFRLYWNVALPILRPALSFLGAFTFIGAWNDYLWPLIILNDESKFTLQVALSSLNGIYITDYSMVVTGALLAVVPLIILFLFISKQFISDIAAGAVKS; encoded by the coding sequence ATGGCTAAAAATAAATCGATTCTACTCTATGCAGGGTTGATCATCGGGCTGCTTATTTCTGTATTTCCTTTCTACTGGCTGGTGGTCATGGCCACAAGGACGACCTCCGAGATTTATAGCTTCCCGCCTCACTTCTGGTTCGGCACTAATCTGATGGACAATATTTCACGAGTAATGGACAATATCGATTTCTTCGGCGCTTTCTTGAACACCTTGTTTGTTGCTTCTTGCAGCACCATCTTAATTCTGTTCTTCGATTCACTTGCCGGATTCACATTCGCCAAGTTCAATTTTCCCGGTAAAAAGTGGTTGTTCGTTCTTCTGCTGGCCACGATGATGGCTCCCGCTCAGCTGTCGTTGGTGCCATCCTTTGTCATCATGGCCGGCTTCGGCTGGGTGGGTACGTTCAAGGCGCTGATCATTCCGGGAATGGCCAACGCCTTCGGAATCTTCTGGATTCGCCAGTACGCGGAGGAATCTGTACCTAATGAACTGCTGGATGCCGGTCGGATCGACGGCTGCAGCTTTTTCCGGCTCTATTGGAATGTAGCTTTGCCGATATTGCGTCCTGCCCTGTCTTTCCTCGGTGCGTTTACATTCATCGGAGCGTGGAACGACTATCTCTGGCCGCTTATTATTCTTAATGACGAGAGCAAATTTACGCTGCAAGTAGCTTTATCTTCGCTTAACGGAATTTACATCACGGATTATTCCATGGTCGTTACGGGGGCGCTGCTCGCTGTCGTGCCGCTGATCATCTTGTTCCTGTTCATCAGCAAGCAGTTTATTTCGGATATTGCCGCCGGGGCGGTTAAAAGCTGA
- a CDS encoding serpin B, with translation MLRKTAAVKEWDCRKKTFQPGATTRTETKSTFFMSPISLGLVAALLLLTAGCGSNPVAGPAPEKKGALTEKQVKQQEDKRRAAAAKLDPSYIQASNSFGLELYRIMGQTNDADNLLLSPWSIGEALGMAWQGSRGTTANEIAGAAGWKGMSQAEGAKAAGGWRSFLELPSDGAELNIANSVWLRDGLQPLPSYRKLLEENYDGEVKQVDFAGNGRDAVKQINEWTEQKTNGMIRKMFDLEAPPSLDTLAILLNTVYFKGGWRDEFDPALTTNKPFYRTDGSTMKVPMMQQKGYYPFLQTDRYKVIRLPYGEGGGYNLLLVLPEKGLAVGDLLPDLQRYKEWKQDLHQGEVTVELPKFKAGWKGELNNPLQQLGMRTAFQSGAADFNGMFEGQNGAAISQVIHETVIEVDEKGTEAAAATMIAVESSAVTNPNEFKANRPFFLAIEDSVSGGWLFLGSISKPEALK, from the coding sequence ATGTTGAGAAAAACAGCAGCAGTCAAAGAGTGGGATTGCCGAAAAAAAACTTTTCAGCCCGGCGCAACAACGCGAACTGAAACAAAATCAACCTTTTTCATGAGCCCAATCTCTCTCGGCCTCGTTGCAGCTCTCTTGTTGCTCACGGCAGGCTGCGGCTCAAATCCTGTGGCAGGCCCGGCCCCTGAGAAGAAGGGCGCGCTTACTGAGAAGCAGGTAAAACAACAGGAGGACAAACGCCGCGCCGCTGCGGCCAAGCTCGACCCATCCTATATCCAGGCGTCGAACTCATTTGGGCTGGAGCTTTACCGCATTATGGGGCAGACGAATGATGCGGACAATCTTCTTTTGTCTCCCTGGAGCATAGGCGAAGCCCTTGGCATGGCCTGGCAAGGGAGCCGTGGAACAACTGCGAATGAGATTGCAGGAGCAGCCGGATGGAAAGGAATGAGCCAAGCCGAAGGCGCCAAGGCCGCAGGGGGCTGGCGCTCCTTTCTGGAGCTGCCTTCGGACGGTGCCGAGCTTAACATTGCCAACTCGGTTTGGTTGCGGGATGGGCTACAGCCTTTGCCGTCCTATCGGAAGCTGCTAGAGGAGAACTATGACGGCGAGGTCAAACAAGTCGACTTTGCTGGAAACGGCAGGGATGCGGTGAAACAAATCAATGAGTGGACCGAGCAGAAAACGAACGGCATGATTCGGAAAATGTTTGATCTCGAGGCTCCCCCTAGTCTGGATACGCTGGCGATTTTGCTCAACACGGTCTATTTCAAAGGAGGCTGGAGGGACGAATTCGATCCAGCTTTGACGACTAATAAGCCCTTTTACCGTACTGACGGAAGCACGATGAAAGTGCCAATGATGCAGCAAAAAGGTTATTACCCTTTCTTGCAAACCGATCGTTATAAGGTCATCCGGCTTCCTTACGGCGAGGGCGGCGGTTATAACCTGCTGCTTGTGCTTCCTGAGAAAGGCTTGGCGGTGGGAGATTTGCTTCCCGATTTGCAGCGTTACAAGGAGTGGAAACAGGATTTACATCAGGGGGAAGTGACCGTGGAGCTGCCAAAATTTAAGGCGGGTTGGAAGGGGGAGCTGAACAACCCTTTGCAACAGCTCGGTATGCGAACTGCATTTCAGTCCGGCGCAGCTGATTTCAACGGCATGTTCGAGGGGCAGAATGGTGCTGCTATTAGTCAGGTGATTCATGAGACGGTGATTGAGGTTGACGAAAAGGGGACGGAGGCCGCAGCTGCAACGATGATAGCCGTAGAATCCTCCGCTGTGACAAATCCTAACGAGTTCAAGGCGAATCGGCCTTTTTTCTTGGCCATCGAGGATTCCGTAAGCGGTGGCTGGCTATTCCTCGGCAGCATAAGCAAGCCGGAGGCGCTGAAATAG
- a CDS encoding cytochrome bd-I ubiquinol oxidase subunit 2 apoprotein — MSDSSLGILIIWVFVFVYSILGSIDFGAGFWSMVFAGQKGVRAADIANRYLSPTWKVTNVFLVLLVVAFVGFFPFAMPMLSSLLVVPVSLVLLLLALRSTFMVYSQMSSRFVPQLRVVSGITGLLIPGLLITVLPVTLGGFVELRDGQLHVLTAELLTSRTLYAHLGFGVASELFLSAVFLADYAREAEDREAYRIYRMIAVTIGPLTLLTGMLAAVAMHPQAQWIVERMKESWIWFALSGISFVVGFSALWWKGKGGWIGIPRAAVVLIIIQYGLASFGYGSAHLPYLIYPHLTVEQGFTNHAMFVSLLIGYSVSTLVLVPVFIWFWLLFLKDKRYLKP; from the coding sequence ATGAGCGATTCCAGCCTTGGCATCCTGATCATTTGGGTATTTGTGTTTGTCTATTCCATTCTGGGCTCGATCGACTTCGGCGCCGGCTTCTGGTCCATGGTTTTCGCGGGGCAAAAGGGAGTCCGGGCAGCCGACATCGCCAATCGCTATCTGTCTCCAACGTGGAAAGTGACCAACGTTTTCCTCGTCCTACTCGTCGTCGCTTTTGTCGGTTTTTTTCCATTTGCGATGCCGATGCTCAGCTCATTACTCGTCGTTCCGGTTAGTCTCGTGTTACTGCTGCTCGCGCTGAGGAGTACGTTCATGGTGTATTCGCAAATGTCTTCCCGCTTCGTGCCGCAGCTGCGCGTCGTATCGGGCATAACGGGGCTGCTCATTCCCGGCTTGCTTATTACCGTGCTGCCAGTAACGCTCGGCGGTTTCGTCGAGCTGCGCGACGGCCAACTGCATGTGCTCACAGCTGAGCTCCTGACAAGCCGCACCTTGTATGCTCATCTTGGCTTCGGAGTTGCCAGCGAGCTGTTCCTCTCTGCTGTGTTCCTCGCTGATTACGCTAGAGAGGCGGAGGATCGCGAGGCGTACAGAATCTACCGCATGATTGCGGTGACGATCGGCCCGCTCACGCTGCTGACGGGTATGTTGGCCGCCGTCGCCATGCATCCACAAGCGCAGTGGATCGTGGAGCGGATGAAGGAAAGCTGGATTTGGTTTGCACTGTCCGGTATTAGCTTCGTCGTCGGATTCAGCGCGCTCTGGTGGAAGGGAAAAGGCGGATGGATCGGAATTCCGCGGGCAGCGGTCGTGCTGATCATCATTCAGTACGGCTTGGCCAGCTTTGGTTATGGAAGCGCCCATCTCCCGTATTTGATCTACCCGCATTTGACGGTGGAGCAAGGGTTCACTAACCATGCGATGTTTGTCTCTCTGCTGATCGGCTATAGTGTCAGCACGCTTGTTCTTGTGCCCGTGTTTATCTGGTTCTGGCTGCTTTTCCTCAAGGACAAGCGTTATTTGAAGCCTTGA